A window of the Candidatus Latescibacter sp. genome harbors these coding sequences:
- a CDS encoding TetR/AcrR family transcriptional regulator: MELKTNSMEENLPRREREKAAHRKEIMEAAIRVFARRGVQAATLDEVAQEAEFSKGTIYLYFSSKEDLLFNILHNLSQNMITTFRETISGKRSFKEELHNLFVSIAEFSFNYKDHMKIVTGQHVAGFNALSREGCEKLSKMHNEMVKIILDRAREAYRNGELRDLPLEAITSMIHGSLDGMAISRWNFENLEEAKQAVSVFIDILFNGIGKGKEKKS, translated from the coding sequence ATGGAGCTTAAAACCAATTCGATGGAGGAAAATCTACCCCGCCGGGAACGTGAAAAAGCAGCGCACCGTAAGGAAATCATGGAAGCAGCGATACGGGTTTTCGCCCGGCGCGGCGTGCAAGCAGCAACCCTGGACGAGGTGGCGCAGGAAGCGGAGTTTTCCAAGGGAACCATTTATCTCTATTTTTCAAGCAAGGAGGATTTATTGTTCAATATCCTCCATAATCTGAGCCAGAATATGATTACTACGTTCCGGGAGACAATCAGCGGAAAGAGAAGCTTTAAGGAAGAACTCCATAACCTTTTCGTTTCGATTGCAGAATTTTCGTTCAACTACAAGGATCATATGAAGATAGTTACCGGGCAGCATGTGGCCGGTTTCAATGCTCTTTCCAGGGAAGGCTGCGAAAAGCTTTCGAAAATGCATAATGAAATGGTAAAAATTATCCTGGACCGCGCGAGGGAGGCATACCGGAATGGCGAATTACGGGACCTCCCGCTGGAAGCGATAACCTCGATGATCCATGGCTCTCTCGATGGAATGGCTATTTCAAGGTGGAATTTCGAGAATCTGGAAGAAGCAAAACAGGCGGTAAGCGTATTTATTGATATTCTTTTCAACGGGATCGGGAAGGGAAAGGAGAAAAAATCTTGA
- a CDS encoding TolC family protein produces the protein MKDVMLIVSVALLTALEIQTGWSQESYEGLTQDKAVTVALQKNRDLLNAKDEVQKSDYRITEAASGAFPQITGSWNYNRNLKPQVFVITFPDSTGKLTQNRLKIGTDNSANLGVNLTQPLYVGGKVGTALQAAKIYRNLSGETARAVKQNVILGVSQAFNSALLAKELQNIASESLEQARKHLENVEHLKAAGAATEYDLLRARVNVSNMKPKLLEAENNVTLSLLKLKQTMGVDPYASISLTGVFTEPDTTLLALAEARTALEKRPEIKIGKYTTDLQEKNVQVVKADFFPTLTAGTSFAFMGNFDTFRYNAREWNPYWFATLNLSFPIFDGLRNYSKYRQAKIDYLKSRTDYLKTRDSVVIEVYEGVLNLKMALKQIESQKMNIQEAQRAVELSVSLFSNGKATQLEVLDAQLALEVARTNMASALYNGTVAAIVLRKSLGLLDLDS, from the coding sequence TTGAAAGATGTAATGCTCATCGTTTCAGTCGCTTTATTGACCGCGCTTGAGATACAAACCGGATGGTCACAGGAAAGTTATGAAGGTTTGACACAAGACAAGGCGGTAACAGTGGCTCTTCAGAAAAACCGGGATTTGCTGAACGCTAAAGACGAGGTGCAGAAATCCGATTACCGTATCACCGAGGCGGCTTCCGGTGCTTTTCCACAGATTACCGGAAGCTGGAACTACAATCGAAACCTTAAACCTCAGGTGTTTGTCATCACTTTTCCGGACAGCACCGGGAAACTGACCCAAAACCGTTTGAAGATCGGCACCGACAACTCCGCGAACCTGGGAGTGAATCTGACCCAGCCCCTGTATGTAGGCGGGAAAGTAGGCACCGCCCTTCAGGCGGCAAAGATATACAGGAATCTTTCCGGAGAGACCGCCCGGGCGGTGAAACAGAATGTCATCCTGGGAGTATCCCAGGCTTTCAACAGCGCCCTTTTGGCCAAGGAACTGCAGAATATCGCTTCTGAATCTCTGGAACAGGCCCGGAAGCACCTGGAGAATGTGGAGCATCTCAAGGCTGCCGGTGCCGCTACCGAATATGATCTCCTCAGGGCGAGGGTCAATGTTTCGAACATGAAACCAAAACTTCTTGAAGCGGAAAATAATGTCACCCTCTCTCTTTTGAAATTAAAGCAGACCATGGGTGTAGATCCCTATGCCTCGATATCACTAACCGGAGTGTTCACCGAGCCGGATACCACGCTCCTGGCTCTGGCAGAGGCGCGCACCGCTTTGGAAAAAAGGCCTGAGATTAAAATCGGAAAGTACACGACCGATCTTCAGGAAAAAAATGTGCAGGTGGTAAAGGCCGATTTTTTCCCCACTCTAACTGCCGGAACTTCTTTTGCTTTCATGGGGAACTTTGACACATTCAGGTATAATGCGAGAGAATGGAATCCTTACTGGTTCGCTACTTTGAACCTCTCATTTCCCATTTTTGACGGTCTCAGGAATTACTCCAAATACCGTCAGGCCAAAATCGATTACCTGAAATCCAGGACCGACTATCTGAAAACACGGGATTCGGTGGTGATCGAAGTCTACGAAGGGGTTTTGAACCTGAAAATGGCTTTAAAACAGATTGAAAGCCAGAAAATGAATATTCAGGAAGCGCAAAGGGCGGTAGAACTTTCCGTATCTCTCTTTTCGAACGGCAAGGCCACCCAGTTGGAGGTACTCGATGCCCAGCTTGCTCTGGAGGTGGCCAGAACCAACATGGCCAGCGCACTTTATAACGGCACTGTGGCAGCGATTGTACTCAGGAAAAGCCTCGGTCTTCTCGACTTGGAT